In a genomic window of Streptomyces sp. SJL17-4:
- a CDS encoding DNA topoisomerase IV subunit A: MARRSTKTPPPDDAFEERILDIDVVDEMQGSFLEYAYSVIYSRALPDARDGMKPVQRRIVYQMGEMGLRPDRGFVKCARVVGEVMGKLHPHGDASIYDAMVRMAQPFSMRLPLVDGHGNFGSLGNDDPPAAMRYTESRMAPAALLMTESIDEDTVDFAPNYDGQEREPVALPAAYPNLLVNGASGIAVGMATNMPPHNLGEVIAAARHLIRHPGADLETLMRFVPGPDLPTGGRIVGLSGIKDAYESGRGSFKIRATTSVETVTARRKGIVVTELPFTVGPEKVISKIKDLVGSKKLQGIADVKDLTDRNHGLRLVIEIKNGFVPEAVLEQLYKLTPMEESFGINNVALVDGQPLTLGLKELLEVYLDHRFEVVRRRSEFRRTKKRDRLHLVEGLLVALLDIDEVIRLIRESENSAQAKERLIERYSLSETQTQYILDTPLRRLTRFDRIELETEQDRLNGEIDELTGILDSDAELRKLVSAELAAVAKKFATDRRTVLLESAGAPVAAVSLEVADDPCRVLLSSTGLLARTATAELPPVDPDAKRVKHDVILSSVAATQRGDIGAVTSDGRLLRIAVIDLPQLPDTASAPNLAGGAPLSEFLSLEADETVVCLTTLDESSPGLALGTLQGVVKRVVPDYPANKDELEVITLKEGDRIVGATELRTGEEDLVFITSDAQLLRYPAAQVRPQGRPAGGMAGVKLADGAEVISFTAVDPAADAVVFTVAGSTGTLDSSAGTSAKLTPFDQYPRKGRATGGVRCQRFLKGEDVLILAWAGTTPAHAAQKTGTPVELPDVDPRRDGSGTPLPHPVDVVASPAV, from the coding sequence ATGGCCCGCCGCAGCACGAAGACACCGCCGCCGGACGACGCGTTCGAGGAGCGAATCCTCGACATCGACGTTGTCGACGAGATGCAGGGCTCCTTCCTCGAGTACGCGTACTCGGTGATCTACTCGCGTGCCCTCCCGGACGCCCGTGACGGCATGAAGCCCGTCCAGCGACGCATCGTCTACCAGATGGGCGAGATGGGGCTCCGCCCCGACCGCGGCTTCGTCAAGTGCGCCCGCGTCGTCGGCGAGGTGATGGGCAAGCTGCACCCGCACGGCGACGCGTCCATCTACGACGCCATGGTCCGCATGGCGCAGCCGTTCTCCATGCGCCTCCCCCTCGTCGACGGACACGGCAACTTCGGTTCCCTGGGCAACGACGACCCGCCGGCCGCCATGCGGTACACCGAGTCGCGGATGGCCCCGGCCGCGCTGCTCATGACCGAGTCCATCGACGAGGACACGGTCGACTTCGCGCCGAACTACGACGGCCAGGAGCGGGAGCCGGTGGCGCTGCCCGCCGCGTACCCGAACCTGCTGGTCAACGGCGCGTCCGGCATCGCGGTCGGCATGGCGACCAACATGCCCCCGCACAACCTCGGCGAGGTCATCGCCGCCGCCCGCCATCTGATCCGCCACCCGGGCGCCGACCTCGAGACGCTGATGCGTTTCGTGCCCGGACCCGACCTGCCGACCGGCGGCCGGATCGTCGGCCTCTCCGGCATCAAGGACGCGTACGAATCGGGCCGCGGCTCGTTCAAGATCCGCGCCACCACGAGCGTGGAGACGGTGACGGCGCGCCGCAAGGGCATCGTCGTGACCGAGCTGCCGTTCACGGTCGGCCCCGAGAAGGTCATCTCCAAGATCAAGGACCTGGTCGGTTCCAAGAAGCTCCAGGGCATCGCCGACGTCAAGGACCTGACCGACCGCAACCACGGCCTGCGCCTGGTCATCGAGATCAAGAACGGCTTCGTGCCCGAGGCGGTCCTGGAGCAGCTCTACAAGCTGACGCCGATGGAGGAGTCCTTCGGCATCAACAACGTGGCACTGGTCGACGGCCAGCCGCTGACCCTCGGCCTCAAGGAACTCCTGGAGGTCTACCTCGACCACCGCTTCGAGGTCGTCCGGCGCCGCTCCGAGTTCCGCCGCACCAAGAAGCGCGACCGGCTCCACCTGGTGGAGGGCCTGCTCGTCGCCCTGCTCGACATCGACGAGGTCATCCGGCTGATCCGGGAGAGCGAGAACTCGGCGCAGGCCAAGGAGCGCCTGATCGAGCGCTACTCGCTCAGCGAGACCCAGACGCAGTACATCCTGGACACCCCGCTGCGCCGCCTCACCAGGTTCGACCGGATCGAGCTGGAGACCGAGCAGGACCGGCTCAACGGCGAGATCGACGAACTGACCGGGATCCTCGACTCCGACGCGGAGCTGCGCAAGCTGGTCTCGGCGGAACTGGCCGCGGTCGCCAAGAAGTTCGCCACGGACCGGCGTACGGTCCTGCTGGAGTCGGCGGGCGCGCCCGTCGCGGCCGTCTCCCTGGAGGTCGCGGACGACCCGTGCCGCGTGCTGCTCTCCTCGACCGGGCTGCTCGCCCGTACGGCGACGGCGGAGCTGCCCCCGGTCGACCCGGACGCCAAGCGCGTCAAGCACGACGTGATCCTGTCGTCGGTGGCCGCCACCCAGCGCGGTGACATCGGCGCGGTGACCTCGGACGGCCGACTGCTCCGGATCGCGGTGATCGACCTGCCGCAGCTCCCGGACACGGCGTCCGCGCCGAACCTGGCGGGCGGCGCGCCGCTGTCCGAGTTCCTGTCCCTGGAGGCGGACGAGACCGTGGTCTGCCTGACCACGCTCGACGAGTCCTCACCGGGGCTCGCCCTCGGCACGCTCCAGGGCGTGGTGAAGCGCGTGGTCCCGGACTATCCGGCGAACAAGGACGAGCTGGAGGTCATCACCCTCAAGGAGGGCGACCGGATCGTCGGCGCGACCGAGCTGCGGACGGGCGAGGAGGACCTGGTCTTCATCACCTCCGACGCCCAGCTCCTGCGCTACCCGGCCGCGCAGGTACGGCCCCAGGGCCGACCGGCCGGCGGTATGGCGGGCGTCAAGCTGGCGGACGGCGCCGAGGTGATCTCGTTCACGGCGGTCGACCCGGCGGCGGACGCCGTCGTCTTCACCGTCGCGGGCTCCACGGGCACGCTCGACTCCTCGGCGGGTACGTCGGCGAAGCTGACGCCCTTCGACCAGTACCCGCGCAAGGGCCGCGCGACCGGCGGCGTCCGCTGCCAGCGCTTCCTGAAGGGCGAGGACGTCCTGATCCTGGCCTGGGCGGGCACCACCCCGGCCCACGCCGCCCAGAAGACCGGCACCCCGGTGGAACTCCCGGACGTCGACCCCCGCCGCGACGGCTCGGGCACCCCGCTCCCCCACCCGGTGGACGTGGTGGCGAGCCCGGCGGTCTGA
- a CDS encoding M1 family metallopeptidase — protein sequence MTSFSGWRAPLLALTAVLLLAPQTAAAQDPGGSPPPARTVATPDRPSYDVSLRTDADGSHWTGRQTVSFRNAARTPLASVDVRLWGNGTVGCGTPDGPPPVRVSGVAGGTPHLPTVGCTALRIDLPAPLPYGARASVSFDVSITVPDRVHRFGRDGAHRYLGNALPLLSVRDERGRHLDPDVGFGESFHTLAGDFRVALDHPRGLVVPATGTTTRHPGAPGRTVTTSVARGVRDFAWAAGPFRSKTVTTPGGVRLNAYWTGTTTPEGVTNALKESVGSVDEFGKRFGRYPYGELDLVMSDTLDDFGSMEFPGLVLLWTEPEESGAVHEIAHQWFYGVVGNDQFAEPWLDEAFAQYASRLYRREDTTTCWEDQGAWPSDTAALTRTMGYYGDGHRSEYVRVVYVRGACALSDLERLLGGREMAGMLRGYVRDHWLGVATTADFKRAAQAATSTDLGPFWTEHRIH from the coding sequence ATGACCTCGTTCAGTGGTTGGCGGGCGCCGCTGCTCGCTCTCACGGCCGTCCTGCTGCTCGCCCCCCAGACGGCCGCCGCGCAGGACCCCGGAGGCTCCCCGCCCCCCGCGCGGACGGTGGCGACGCCGGACCGCCCCTCGTACGACGTGTCGCTGCGTACTGACGCCGACGGCTCGCACTGGACCGGCCGCCAGACGGTGTCCTTCCGCAATGCCGCCCGTACTCCGCTCGCTTCGGTCGACGTACGGCTGTGGGGCAACGGCACCGTCGGCTGCGGAACCCCGGACGGTCCGCCTCCGGTCCGGGTGAGCGGGGTCGCCGGAGGCACCCCGCACCTGCCCACCGTCGGCTGCACCGCGCTGCGGATCGACCTGCCCGCACCCCTGCCGTACGGGGCGCGGGCCAGCGTCTCCTTCGACGTCTCGATCACCGTCCCGGACCGCGTCCACCGCTTCGGCAGGGACGGCGCGCACCGCTACCTCGGCAACGCGCTGCCGCTGCTGTCCGTCCGCGACGAGCGGGGTCGGCACCTCGACCCGGACGTCGGCTTCGGCGAGAGCTTCCACACCCTCGCCGGGGACTTCCGGGTCGCCCTCGACCACCCCCGCGGTCTCGTGGTGCCCGCGACCGGCACCACCACCCGGCACCCGGGCGCCCCCGGCCGCACGGTCACGACCAGCGTCGCGCGCGGGGTGCGGGACTTCGCGTGGGCGGCGGGCCCCTTCCGGTCCAAGACGGTGACCACGCCCGGCGGCGTCAGGCTGAACGCGTACTGGACCGGCACCACCACCCCCGAGGGCGTCACGAACGCGCTGAAGGAGTCCGTCGGCTCGGTCGACGAGTTCGGGAAGCGGTTCGGGCGCTATCCGTACGGCGAGCTCGACCTCGTCATGAGCGACACCCTCGACGACTTCGGCAGCATGGAGTTCCCGGGCCTCGTCCTGCTGTGGACCGAACCGGAGGAATCGGGAGCCGTCCACGAGATCGCCCACCAGTGGTTCTACGGAGTCGTCGGCAACGACCAGTTCGCGGAGCCCTGGCTCGACGAGGCCTTCGCCCAGTACGCGAGCCGGCTGTACCGCCGGGAGGACACCACCACGTGCTGGGAGGACCAGGGCGCGTGGCCCAGTGACACGGCCGCCCTCACGCGGACCATGGGCTACTACGGGGACGGTCACCGCTCCGAGTACGTCCGCGTCGTCTACGTCCGGGGAGCCTGTGCCCTGAGCGATCTGGAACGCCTCCTGGGCGGCCGGGAGATGGCGGGCATGCTGCGCGGGTACGTGCGGGACCACTGGCTGGGCGTCGCCACCACCGCGGACTTCAAGCGCGCGGCCCAGGCCGCGACGTCCACGGACCTCGGCCCCTTCTGGACGGAGCACCGGATCCACTGA
- a CDS encoding GTP-binding protein produces the protein MTTQQIPVVVLAGFLGAGKTTLLNHLLRSSRGTRIGVMVNDFGDIGIDAMRIAGQVGSTVSLGNGCLCCAVDASELDEYLEVLTRPESRLDVIVIEASGLAEPQELVRMVLASENERIVYGGLVQVVDAAEFSATRERHPETDRHLPIADLVVVNKTDRVSAAELLAVRETVGGLAGKAVIVDATHGRIDPELLFDRVVPEDEIEGQMSIEDILYGDGDGDGGGDGDGDPRAHTHTSYETVSLTAAAPLDPRRLMAFLDARPEGLYRIKGFIDFGAADPDNRYAVHAVGRFLRFYPERWPDGEERLTQLVLIGSGVDAAGLRKELVECEQHGPQDVPDEQSMWGVLRYVQRSEDGPETSE, from the coding sequence TTGACCACGCAGCAGATCCCCGTCGTCGTCCTGGCCGGGTTCCTCGGGGCCGGGAAGACCACGCTCCTCAACCATCTGCTGCGCAGCTCCCGGGGGACCCGTATCGGCGTCATGGTCAACGACTTCGGCGACATCGGCATCGACGCGATGAGAATCGCCGGGCAGGTCGGCTCCACCGTCTCCCTCGGCAACGGCTGCCTGTGCTGCGCCGTCGACGCGAGCGAGCTCGACGAGTACCTGGAGGTCCTCACCCGCCCCGAGTCGCGGCTCGACGTGATCGTGATCGAGGCGAGCGGCCTCGCCGAGCCTCAGGAACTGGTCCGGATGGTCCTCGCCAGCGAGAACGAGCGGATCGTGTACGGCGGGCTCGTGCAGGTCGTCGACGCGGCCGAGTTCTCCGCCACCCGGGAGCGGCACCCCGAGACCGACCGGCACCTGCCGATCGCCGACCTCGTGGTCGTGAACAAGACCGACCGGGTCTCCGCGGCCGAGCTGCTCGCCGTACGCGAGACGGTCGGTGGTCTCGCCGGGAAGGCCGTGATCGTCGACGCCACGCACGGACGGATCGACCCGGAGCTGCTCTTCGACCGGGTGGTCCCGGAGGACGAGATCGAGGGGCAGATGTCCATCGAGGACATCCTGTACGGAGACGGGGACGGGGACGGGGGCGGGGACGGGGACGGTGACCCGCGGGCGCACACCCACACGTCGTACGAGACCGTCTCCCTGACCGCTGCCGCCCCGCTCGACCCGCGTCGGCTGATGGCCTTCCTCGACGCGCGGCCCGAGGGGCTCTACCGGATCAAGGGCTTCATCGACTTCGGCGCCGCCGATCCGGACAACCGCTACGCCGTGCACGCGGTCGGCCGTTTCCTGCGCTTCTACCCCGAGCGATGGCCCGACGGCGAGGAGCGGCTCACCCAGCTCGTCCTGATCGGCTCCGGCGTCGACGCGGCCGGCCTGCGCAAGGAACTCGTGGAGTGCGAGCAGCACGGGCCGCAGGACGTCCCCGACGAGCAGAGCATGTGGGGCGTCCTGCGGTACGTACAGCGGAGCGAGGACGGGCCGGAGACCTCCGAGTAG
- a CDS encoding sensor histidine kinase: MSPAQTSPPRPRARRRRFGWPQRVFSQVLLMQLAIATGVTVLATGLFLAPLSAQLDDQAMRRALAIAGTTASPRLAADLTGTRPSARGPVQTEAERIRTSTGAEYVVVMDTRGVRWSHTDPAEIGRRVSTDPTDVLAGHEVMEIDSGTLGRSARGKTPLRDADGRIVGAVSVGIEYDSVRERLLAAIPGLLAYAGGALAAGALAAYLISRRLQRQTHDLAFSDISALLAEREAMLHGIREGVVALDRNGSVRLMNDEAQRLLGLGPEAAGRPLDEVLGRGRTADVLAGRVTGEDLLTVRGHRVLIANRMPTDDGGAVATLRDRTELERLGRELDSTRGLIDALRAQDHEHANRMHTLLGLLELEMHEEAVEFVTEVVGVHRATAEQVTEKVHDPLLAALLVGKATVAAERGASLRLAPDSLLPDRLVDPRELVTVVGNLVDNALDAVAGTPGARIDVSFRTEGRTVVLRVTDSGPGVPEERRELIFTEGWSTKALPSHGKRGLGLALVRRLAERRGGTARVADGLDGGAEFTIVLPDALTEPEPEPDLAAEADPDLAVRAPEPEPDLTARRPDAEPDAALRGPGPEPVEEAR; this comes from the coding sequence ATGAGCCCCGCACAGACCAGCCCCCCGCGCCCGCGTGCGCGCCGTCGGCGGTTCGGCTGGCCGCAGCGGGTGTTCTCGCAGGTCCTGCTGATGCAGCTGGCCATCGCGACCGGTGTGACCGTCCTCGCCACCGGGCTCTTCCTCGCCCCGCTCAGCGCCCAGCTCGACGACCAGGCGATGCGGCGCGCCCTGGCCATCGCGGGGACCACGGCGTCACCCCGGCTGGCCGCGGACCTCACCGGCACGCGGCCGTCGGCGCGGGGTCCGGTGCAGACGGAGGCCGAGCGGATCCGGACCTCCACGGGCGCCGAGTACGTCGTCGTCATGGACACCCGCGGGGTGCGCTGGTCGCACACCGATCCCGCGGAGATCGGCCGGCGCGTCTCCACCGATCCGACCGACGTCCTCGCCGGGCACGAGGTGATGGAGATCGACAGCGGCACCCTGGGCCGCTCGGCGCGCGGCAAGACGCCGCTGCGGGACGCGGACGGGCGGATCGTCGGCGCGGTCTCGGTCGGCATCGAGTACGACAGCGTCCGCGAACGGCTCCTCGCCGCGATCCCGGGCCTCCTCGCCTACGCGGGCGGGGCGCTCGCGGCCGGTGCCCTGGCCGCGTACCTGATCTCCCGGCGTCTTCAGCGGCAGACCCACGACCTGGCCTTCTCCGACATCTCCGCGCTCCTCGCCGAACGCGAGGCCATGCTGCACGGCATCCGCGAGGGGGTCGTGGCGCTGGACCGCAACGGCTCGGTCCGGCTCATGAACGACGAGGCCCAGCGGCTGCTGGGCCTCGGCCCCGAGGCGGCGGGACGACCGCTCGACGAGGTCCTCGGCCGCGGCCGTACCGCCGACGTCCTGGCGGGCCGGGTGACCGGCGAGGACCTGCTCACCGTCCGCGGGCACCGGGTGCTGATCGCCAACCGGATGCCGACCGACGACGGCGGCGCCGTGGCGACCCTCCGCGACCGCACCGAGCTGGAGCGGCTCGGGCGCGAGCTGGATTCCACCCGTGGCCTGATCGACGCCCTGCGCGCCCAGGATCACGAGCACGCCAACCGGATGCACACCCTCCTGGGGCTCCTGGAGCTGGAGATGCACGAGGAGGCGGTCGAGTTCGTCACCGAGGTGGTCGGTGTGCACCGGGCCACCGCCGAGCAGGTCACGGAGAAGGTCCACGACCCGCTCCTCGCGGCGCTCCTGGTCGGCAAGGCGACCGTCGCCGCCGAGCGGGGCGCCTCGCTGCGGCTCGCCCCCGACTCGCTGCTGCCGGACCGGCTCGTCGACCCGCGCGAACTGGTCACCGTCGTCGGCAATCTGGTCGACAACGCCCTGGACGCCGTCGCGGGCACCCCGGGAGCCCGTATCGACGTCTCGTTCCGCACCGAGGGACGTACGGTCGTGCTGCGGGTCACGGACAGCGGCCCGGGGGTTCCCGAGGAGCGCCGCGAGCTGATCTTCACCGAGGGCTGGTCGACGAAGGCGCTTCCGTCGCACGGGAAGCGCGGCCTCGGTCTCGCCCTGGTACGCCGGCTCGCCGAGCGCCGGGGCGGCACCGCGCGGGTGGCCGACGGGCTCGACGGGGGCGCGGAGTTCACGATCGTCCTCCCGGACGCCCTGACCGAGCCCGAGCCGGAGCCGGACCTGGCCGCGGAGGCCGATCCGGACCTGGCTGTACGGGCGCCCGAGCCCGAGCCGGACCTGACGGCACGGAGGCCGGATGCCGAGCCGGACGCGGCTCTCCGCGGGCCTGGTCCGGAGCCCGTCGAGGAGGCCCGATGA